One Marmota flaviventris isolate mMarFla1 chromosome 16, mMarFla1.hap1, whole genome shotgun sequence DNA segment encodes these proteins:
- the Barx1 gene encoding homeobox protein BarH-like 1, giving the protein MQRPGEPGAVRFGPPEGCADHRPHRYRSFMIEEILTEPPGPKGAAPAAAAAAAGELLKFGVQALLAARPFHSHLAVLKAEQAAVFKFPLAPLGCSGLGSALLAAGPGLPGAAGAPHLPLELQLRGKLEAAGPGEPSTKAKKGRRSRTVFTELQLMGLEKRFEKQKYLSTPDRIDLAESLGLSQLQVKTWYQNRRMKWKKIVLQGGGLESPTKPKGRPKKNSIPTSEQLSEQERAKEAEKPAEVPGEPSDRSRED; this is encoded by the exons ATGCAGCGGCCCGGGGAGCCGGGCGCCGTGCGCTTCGGCCCGCCCGAGGGCTGTGCAGATCACCGGCCACACCGCTACCGAAGCTTCATGATCGAGGAAATCCTCACCGAACCGCCCGGGCCCAAGGGCGCCGCGcctgcagccgccgccgccgccgcgggcgAGCTGCTCAAGTTCGGCGTGCAGGCGCTGCTGGCGGCGCGGCCCTTCCACAGCCACCTGG CAGTGCTGAAGGCAGAGCAGGCGGCGGTGTTCAAGTTCCCGCTGGCGCCGCTCGGCTGTTCCGGGTTGGGCTCAGCGCTGCTGGCCGCCGGGCCTGGGTTGCCTGGCGCCGCGGGTGCGCCGCACCTGCCACTGGAGCTGCAGCTCCGCGGGAAGCTGGAGGCCGCAGGCCCTGGTGAGCCGAGCACGAAAGCCAAGAAGGGGCGCCGGAGCCGCACTGTGTTCACCGAGCTGCAGCTGATGGGCCTGGAGAAACGCTTCGAGAAGCAGAAGTACCTCTCCACGCCCGACAG AATAGATCTCGCCGAGTCCTTGGGCCTGAGCCAGTTGCAGGTGAAGACGTGGTATCAGAATCGGAGGATGAAGTGGAAGAAAATA GTACTGCAGGGCGGCGGCCTGGAGTCCCCTACCAAGCCCAAGGGGCGGCCAAAGAAGAACTCCATCCCCACAAGCGAGCAACTCTCAGAGCAGGAGCGCGCCAAGGAGGCGGAGAAGCCGGCGGAGGTGCCAGGCGAGCCCAGCGACAGGAGCCGCGAGGATTGA